The following proteins come from a genomic window of Chryseobacterium glaciei:
- a CDS encoding TssN family type VI secretion system protein: MTQINIKKYFINLLDPKLLVMLFIVLALCIILTMIFGQKVPSFKQKYKGKFYTYLFSFAFIYATAALLGYNKLFSNDNLYEFIFYQISSFIMGIIHCILYRNIFNKFDSQKIGTEYLFALIAVLYALIPFSLIYTFLNSSDFIYLMLGHFIIFFIPTFLNDTFNRAMSIPPKIYKTWMFPENYKDDEGLSDSEMKNMVVFTFLMDRDKNAKKYSVYRAKGPTRVDFGKLFYNFVLDYNDKHPGGQIQIEDQNGLFNWVFFLQPKWYEATKYVDPDLTLYMNGIEENSVVFCLRTEPVMADEREKIKETDYEFTREDERKRSAKKEEEVEVIDQNQ; this comes from the coding sequence ATGACACAGATAAACATAAAAAAATATTTTATTAATCTTTTAGATCCAAAACTTTTGGTGATGCTGTTCATCGTTTTGGCTTTATGTATAATTCTGACCATGATTTTTGGTCAGAAAGTACCCTCTTTTAAACAAAAATATAAAGGTAAATTTTACACCTATTTGTTTTCTTTTGCTTTTATATATGCTACAGCAGCATTGCTTGGGTATAATAAACTTTTTTCTAATGATAATTTATATGAATTTATTTTTTATCAGATCTCATCATTCATTATGGGGATCATCCATTGCATTCTTTACAGAAATATTTTCAACAAGTTTGATTCCCAAAAAATAGGAACAGAGTATCTTTTTGCTTTGATAGCTGTGCTGTATGCCTTGATTCCGTTTTCATTGATATATACTTTCCTTAATTCATCGGATTTTATTTACCTGATGCTTGGGCACTTTATTATATTCTTTATTCCGACATTTCTTAATGATACTTTCAACAGAGCAATGTCTATCCCTCCAAAAATTTATAAAACCTGGATGTTTCCTGAAAATTATAAAGATGATGAGGGATTAAGCGATTCGGAAATGAAAAATATGGTAGTATTTACATTTTTAATGGATAGAGATAAAAACGCAAAAAAATACAGTGTTTACCGTGCAAAAGGGCCAACTAGAGTAGATTTCGGAAAGCTTTTCTATAATTTCGTTTTAGATTATAATGATAAACATCCGGGAGGTCAGATTCAGATTGAAGATCAAAACGGATTGTTTAATTGGGTGTTTTTTCTACAACCCAAATGGTATGAAGCGACTAAATATGTTGACCCGGATCTTACTCTTTACATGAACGGAATTGAAGAAAACAGCGTTGTTTTTTGCCTGAGAACAGAACCGGTAATGGCCGATGAAAGAGAAAAAATTAAAGAAACTGACTACGAATTTACAAGAGAAGATGAAAGAAAAAGATCCGCTAAGAAAGAAGAAGAGGTAGAAGTAATAGACCAAAATCAATAG